The Cyclobacteriaceae bacterium genome includes a region encoding these proteins:
- the rnr gene encoding ribonuclease R yields the protein MSKKKFKEQKQKKQKNESASLRQAILSFFDESPGASYTFKELARQIGPKNKAANKDLFTVLEQLESSGKILQLPDGSFGSAKKAETLEGIVDHVNQRFAYVNTGGETDVYVRDRDMGGALHGDTVRISIIKKHKGEKPEGRVEEIVKRNRTRFVGRLEVSPNRFAFVVPDFKKIYQDFFIYQDNVGEAKNNDKVLFEVTKWGNGDKNPEAKVIEILGKTGENEAEIHSIMAEFDLPFRFPENVLHESEKIQDKISNEEIKKRRDFRDVLTFTIDPEDAKDFDDAISFKELDNGLIEVGVHIADVTHYVVPGTILDDDAFDRATSVYLVDRTVPMLPERLSNGLCSLRPNETKLTFAAVFEIDRNGRVQNEWFGRTVIHSDHRFSYEQAQEVIEAGEGKFANEIKILNDIAHKLRKERFTRGAVNFETTEVKFKLDEKGKPLAVVPKVRKDAHKLIEEYMLLANKAVATYIYKLKKGGDKNTFVYRTHDFPNPEKVSDFALFAKQFGHSLQTEENAVSKSLNKLMDEIEGKPEQGVLQSLAVRAMAKAKYTTDPKGHFGLAFDHYTHFTSPIRRYPDMMVHRLLQHYLDEGKPVNKADFEKKCIHSSEREKRAADAERASIKYKQVEFMSLAEDKLYAGIITGVTDFGIFIEIIETKCEGMVRMSDMKDDFYDYDEKNYRVVGRKNKKVYRLGDEVEVRVKKTDVDKRTMDLAFENGPEDASRGERFFEPRVTKEKERPRPGQKRRKK from the coding sequence ATGTCAAAGAAAAAATTTAAAGAACAAAAACAAAAAAAACAAAAGAACGAAAGCGCATCATTGCGTCAGGCAATACTCTCCTTCTTCGACGAAAGTCCAGGCGCATCTTATACTTTTAAAGAACTCGCGCGACAAATAGGTCCAAAGAACAAAGCAGCCAATAAAGATTTATTTACTGTCCTTGAACAACTTGAATCTTCCGGTAAGATCCTTCAATTACCGGATGGTAGTTTCGGATCCGCTAAAAAAGCAGAAACACTGGAAGGTATAGTTGATCACGTCAACCAGCGCTTTGCCTATGTAAATACGGGCGGAGAAACTGACGTCTACGTTCGTGATCGCGATATGGGAGGCGCCCTTCATGGCGACACGGTAAGAATCTCAATTATTAAAAAACATAAAGGAGAAAAACCGGAAGGCAGAGTCGAAGAAATTGTGAAAAGAAACCGCACCCGATTTGTCGGACGACTGGAAGTTTCACCAAATAGATTTGCATTCGTGGTGCCCGATTTTAAAAAGATATATCAGGACTTTTTCATTTATCAGGATAATGTCGGAGAAGCAAAAAATAATGATAAAGTCTTATTTGAAGTAACGAAGTGGGGAAATGGAGATAAAAATCCGGAAGCCAAAGTAATTGAGATATTGGGTAAGACTGGTGAGAATGAGGCTGAGATCCATTCCATCATGGCGGAGTTTGATCTACCATTCCGTTTTCCTGAAAACGTTTTGCATGAATCTGAAAAGATCCAGGATAAGATTTCCAATGAAGAGATTAAGAAACGTAGAGACTTTCGTGATGTCCTCACATTTACAATTGACCCTGAAGATGCCAAGGATTTTGATGATGCGATATCTTTCAAAGAACTGGACAACGGATTAATTGAAGTTGGTGTGCACATTGCGGATGTCACTCATTATGTCGTACCGGGTACCATTCTTGATGATGATGCATTCGATCGCGCAACATCAGTTTATCTTGTGGATCGCACAGTTCCCATGCTTCCGGAAAGATTATCCAATGGCCTATGTTCACTTCGTCCTAACGAAACGAAACTGACTTTTGCCGCTGTATTTGAGATTGATAGAAATGGTAGGGTTCAGAATGAGTGGTTCGGAAGAACAGTCATTCATTCAGATCACCGTTTTTCGTATGAGCAGGCGCAGGAGGTAATTGAAGCGGGTGAAGGAAAATTTGCCAATGAGATCAAAATACTAAATGACATTGCTCACAAGCTTCGTAAAGAACGCTTCACAAGAGGAGCTGTCAACTTTGAAACGACAGAGGTAAAATTCAAGCTGGATGAAAAGGGCAAGCCATTAGCAGTTGTTCCAAAAGTTCGCAAGGACGCACACAAACTGATTGAAGAGTATATGTTGCTTGCAAACAAAGCAGTGGCAACCTATATCTATAAGCTTAAGAAAGGTGGAGATAAAAATACTTTCGTGTATCGTACTCACGATTTTCCAAATCCTGAAAAGGTCAGTGACTTTGCATTATTTGCCAAGCAGTTTGGCCACAGTCTTCAAACGGAAGAGAATGCAGTTTCGAAGTCACTTAACAAGCTGATGGATGAAATTGAAGGCAAGCCTGAACAAGGTGTCTTACAATCATTAGCTGTACGGGCAATGGCAAAAGCAAAGTACACTACGGATCCAAAAGGACATTTTGGTCTTGCGTTTGACCATTACACACACTTTACCTCTCCGATCCGAAGATATCCGGATATGATGGTGCATCGATTGTTGCAGCATTACCTGGATGAAGGAAAGCCAGTGAACAAAGCTGATTTTGAAAAGAAGTGTATCCATTCTTCTGAACGTGAAAAACGTGCAGCTGATGCTGAACGCGCTTCTATCAAGTACAAACAGGTAGAGTTTATGAGCCTAGCGGAAGATAAGTTGTACGCCGGGATCATTACAGGTGTCACTGATTTTGGAATATTCATTGAGATTATTGAAACTAAATGTGAAGGCATGGTTCGCATGTCCGACATGAAGGATGATTTTTATGATTATGATGAAAAGAACTACCGTGTTGTAGGAAGAAAGAACAAGAAAGTATATCGTCTTGGAGATGAAGTGGAGGTGAGGGTTAAGAAAACAGATGTTGACAAACGCACTATGGACCTTGCATTTGAAAATGGTCCGGAGGATGCTTCAAGGGGCGAACGTTTCTTCGAGCCAAGAGTCACGAAAGAAAAAGAACGCCCACGTCCAGGTCAAAAGCGCAGGAAGAAGTAA
- a CDS encoding (Fe-S)-binding protein, with the protein MNVPTIADLIAKGETPEILFWVGCAGSFDDRAKRVTKAFVKILNAVGTKFAVLGNEETCTGDPARRAGNEFLFQMQAMNNISILNGYNVKKIVTACPHCFNTLKNEYPELGGNYEVIHHSTFINQLINDGKIKMTEGGSFKGKKITYHDSCYLGRANNIYEAPREVLESLDADLVEMKRCRTTGLCCGAGGAQMFKEPEKGDKDINIERAEEALATGATTIAVACPFCMTMMSDGVKNKEKEGQVNVKDLAELIAETQGL; encoded by the coding sequence ATGAACGTTCCTACGATAGCAGATCTTATAGCAAAAGGCGAAACACCGGAAATCCTATTCTGGGTTGGATGCGCTGGCTCCTTTGACGATCGCGCCAAACGTGTTACAAAAGCTTTCGTAAAAATTCTTAATGCCGTAGGAACAAAGTTCGCTGTCCTGGGAAATGAAGAAACCTGCACTGGTGATCCCGCACGCAGAGCAGGCAATGAATTTCTTTTTCAAATGCAGGCAATGAACAACATCTCAATTCTGAATGGATATAATGTAAAAAAGATTGTCACTGCATGTCCTCATTGTTTCAATACATTAAAAAACGAATACCCTGAATTAGGGGGGAACTATGAAGTCATTCATCATTCAACTTTCATTAATCAATTGATCAATGATGGGAAAATCAAAATGACGGAAGGTGGTTCATTCAAAGGAAAAAAAATTACCTATCACGACTCATGTTATCTGGGAAGAGCGAATAATATCTATGAAGCTCCGCGTGAAGTATTGGAATCGCTTGATGCGGATCTAGTTGAGATGAAACGATGCCGTACCACGGGATTATGCTGTGGAGCAGGCGGAGCACAAATGTTTAAGGAACCTGAGAAAGGGGATAAGGATATCAATATTGAGCGTGCTGAAGAAGCTCTTGCCACAGGCGCAACAACTATTGCTGTAGCTTGTCCGTTTTGTATGACGATGATGAGTGATGGAGTGAAGAACAAGGAAAAAGAGGGACAGGTTAATGTCAAAGATCTTGCAGAGCTGATCGCCGAAACACAGGGATTATAA
- a CDS encoding alpha/beta fold hydrolase, giving the protein MKLFFRSSGQGAPLIILHGLFGSSDNWYSLAKVFAEKFTVYVVDQRNHGQSPHTEEMNYSLLAEDLNDFIVEHSIQQPVIMGHSMGGKTAMNFAVKYPEKLSKLIVVDIVPKNYPIHHDAILEGLKSIPLDTLASRNEADTILSKFVAEADVRQFLLKNLSRKSEGGFEWKLNVAAIDNNIEQMGVGMIYSGKCDKPSLFIEGKKSNYYKEGDEALIRTLFPNAEFAVLDTGHWVQAEKPGEFAALVSSYLAK; this is encoded by the coding sequence ATGAAGTTATTTTTCAGATCATCAGGTCAGGGCGCACCACTCATCATTCTTCACGGTCTATTTGGTTCATCAGACAACTGGTATTCTTTGGCAAAAGTATTTGCTGAGAAATTCACAGTGTATGTTGTAGATCAAAGAAATCATGGTCAGTCACCACATACTGAAGAGATGAATTACTCATTGCTGGCGGAAGATCTCAATGACTTTATTGTTGAGCACTCCATTCAACAGCCTGTTATTATGGGACACAGTATGGGTGGAAAAACAGCGATGAATTTTGCTGTAAAATATCCTGAGAAATTAAGCAAGCTGATTGTTGTTGACATTGTACCGAAGAATTACCCAATCCATCATGATGCTATTCTTGAGGGGCTGAAATCTATTCCCCTGGATACCCTTGCCTCCAGAAATGAGGCAGATACTATTCTCTCAAAGTTTGTTGCGGAAGCAGATGTGCGTCAGTTTTTGTTGAAAAACCTTTCCAGAAAAAGCGAAGGTGGTTTTGAATGGAAATTAAACGTAGCAGCAATTGATAATAACATTGAACAAATGGGGGTTGGTATGATTTACTCTGGAAAATGTGACAAGCCTTCTCTTTTCATTGAAGGAAAAAAATCTAATTATTACAAGGAAGGTGATGAAGCGTTGATCAGGACTCTTTTCCCTAATGCCGAGTTTGCTGTGTTGGATACCGGTCATTGGGTTCAGGCTGAAAAGCCTGGAGAGTTCGCAGCGCTTGTTTCAAGTTACCTTGCCAAGTAA
- a CDS encoding NAD(P)/FAD-dependent oxidoreductase — MQYDLIIVGGGAAGFFAAIEAFNQNPDQKIVILEKSTKLLSKVRISGGGRCNVTHHCFEASPLSKHYPRGQKEFKQIFRIFQVSDTVRWFERKGVELITEDDGRMFPITENSETIIECFQREVQKAKIEIIISTEVSSIQKPDDILIVKTRNEKIFSASKVLIAIGGHPQASAYSWIKSTGHTIISPIPSLFTFNDPSKEFTDLMGVAVQNAEVKIAGTKFASQGPVLITHWGLSGPGVIRLSAWAAVYLHEVNYQFTALINWTGEETEDSVRNLMKEKNRLEGKKQIMSHPLFQIPQRLWEKLCIKAEVGEKMVWAEAPSKVVNRLIEFIVRTPFRIQGKTTFKEEFVTCGGVDLKEIDLETMESKKLKGLFFAGEVLNVDGETGGFNFQSAWTTAFIAAKAISK, encoded by the coding sequence ATGCAGTATGATCTGATCATCGTTGGAGGTGGGGCAGCAGGTTTCTTTGCTGCCATTGAGGCTTTCAATCAAAACCCTGATCAGAAAATAGTAATCCTCGAAAAGTCGACAAAGCTATTATCAAAGGTCAGGATATCTGGTGGCGGACGATGCAATGTGACGCATCATTGCTTTGAGGCCTCTCCTCTTTCAAAGCATTATCCAAGAGGTCAGAAAGAATTCAAACAAATTTTTAGAATTTTTCAGGTCTCTGATACCGTTCGGTGGTTTGAAAGAAAAGGTGTGGAGCTTATCACAGAAGATGATGGAAGAATGTTTCCTATAACGGAAAACTCCGAGACTATCATCGAATGTTTTCAACGTGAGGTCCAAAAAGCAAAGATTGAAATCATTATTTCAACAGAGGTTTCATCGATTCAAAAACCGGATGATATCCTGATTGTTAAGACCAGAAATGAAAAAATTTTTTCGGCATCAAAGGTTTTAATTGCTATTGGTGGTCATCCACAGGCAAGCGCTTATAGTTGGATCAAATCCACCGGTCACACCATCATTAGTCCAATACCATCTCTGTTTACTTTCAATGATCCCTCAAAAGAGTTTACGGATCTCATGGGCGTTGCTGTACAAAATGCTGAAGTTAAGATTGCCGGTACAAAATTCGCTTCTCAGGGACCGGTTCTCATAACTCATTGGGGACTTAGTGGTCCCGGAGTAATTCGTCTTTCTGCCTGGGCCGCTGTTTATCTTCATGAGGTCAACTATCAGTTCACAGCATTGATAAACTGGACTGGTGAAGAAACTGAAGACTCGGTGAGGAATCTTATGAAAGAGAAGAATCGTCTCGAAGGCAAGAAGCAGATCATGTCGCATCCATTATTTCAGATACCTCAACGACTTTGGGAAAAGTTATGCATTAAGGCAGAGGTTGGTGAAAAAATGGTTTGGGCAGAAGCTCCCTCGAAAGTTGTGAATCGTCTTATCGAATTTATTGTAAGAACGCCTTTCAGGATTCAGGGTAAGACTACTTTCAAAGAAGAGTTTGTTACCTGCGGCGGTGTTGATCTGAAAGAGATTGATCTTGAAACAATGGAAAGTAAGAAGTTGAAAGGGCTGTTTTTTGCTGGAGAAGTTCTCAATGTTGATGGAGAAACGGGAGGGTTTAACTTTCAATCTGCCTGGACTACTGCCTTTATTGCTGCAAAAGCGATATCAAAATAA
- a CDS encoding 4Fe-4S dicluster domain-containing protein — translation MAYLQQVLFLIVLAIAGYFIRKRVIRIKSNILLGKASVINDHKGDRLKNMMLVAFGQKKMFKRVVPATLHFFIYAGFLIINLEVLEFIIDGLAGTHRIFAPYIGGLYNVLMNFFEFLAIAVLFSCFAFLIRRNITKVPRLQSPELNGWPRLDGNLILSIEIILMFAILTMNASDQILQTRSEHYTATGSLFFSSFLIPLLQNISTPSLEFIERFMWWFHIIGILGFSVYITYSKHLHIFLAFPNTFYARLEPKGQIVNMPVVTREVKSMLGLPTTEVPAGEPGRFGAKDINDLTWTNLMAAYSCTECGRCTSECPANITGKKLSPRKIMMDVRDRMEDVGKSLEKGGAGLNDGKSLLGDYTTKEEINACTSCNACVEACPVMINPLEIILEMRRYVSMEESGAPAQWNSMFQNIETSFAPWKFSPSDRFNWSKEDK, via the coding sequence ATGGCCTACCTCCAGCAAGTTCTCTTTTTAATTGTTCTCGCTATCGCCGGATATTTCATTCGAAAGAGAGTAATAAGGATTAAAAGCAACATTCTTTTAGGCAAAGCAAGTGTTATTAACGACCACAAGGGTGATCGCCTGAAGAACATGATGCTGGTAGCATTCGGGCAAAAAAAAATGTTCAAGAGAGTTGTGCCCGCAACGCTTCACTTCTTTATATATGCCGGGTTTCTCATCATAAATCTGGAAGTTCTTGAATTTATCATTGACGGACTTGCCGGAACGCATCGGATTTTCGCTCCATATATAGGAGGTCTATATAATGTGCTGATGAATTTCTTTGAGTTTCTCGCTATTGCTGTTCTCTTCTCCTGCTTCGCATTTTTAATTCGCCGAAACATAACAAAAGTTCCACGACTACAATCTCCTGAATTGAATGGCTGGCCACGCCTGGATGGAAATCTTATCCTTTCGATTGAAATCATTCTGATGTTTGCCATTCTTACGATGAATGCAAGTGATCAGATCTTACAAACCCGCAGTGAACATTATACTGCAACCGGAAGCCTATTCTTCAGTTCATTTCTTATTCCATTATTACAAAACATCAGCACTCCATCTCTTGAATTCATTGAACGATTCATGTGGTGGTTTCACATCATCGGTATTCTTGGATTCTCTGTCTACATAACATACTCAAAACACCTCCACATTTTCCTTGCCTTCCCAAACACCTTTTATGCAAGGCTTGAACCGAAAGGTCAGATTGTGAATATGCCCGTGGTAACACGCGAGGTAAAGTCTATGCTTGGTCTGCCCACAACGGAAGTGCCAGCAGGAGAACCTGGAAGATTCGGTGCAAAGGATATTAACGATCTAACATGGACCAATCTCATGGCTGCCTATTCTTGTACCGAATGTGGAAGATGTACTTCTGAATGCCCTGCCAACATTACTGGTAAAAAATTATCTCCAAGAAAGATCATGATGGATGTTCGCGATCGCATGGAAGATGTTGGAAAGAGTCTGGAAAAAGGCGGCGCAGGATTAAACGACGGAAAATCTCTCCTGGGGGATTACACTACTAAAGAAGAGATCAATGCCTGTACCAGTTGCAATGCATGCGTAGAGGCTTGTCCTGTAATGATCAATCCGCTTGAAATTATTCTTGAGATGAGACGTTATGTTTCTATGGAAGAATCGGGGGCGCCTGCACAATGGAATTCAATGTTTCAGAATATTGAAACAAGTTTTGCTCCATGGAAGTTTTCACCATCGGATCGTTTTAACTGGTCAAAAGAAGACAAGTAG
- a CDS encoding 3'-5' exonuclease: MDDFKNILFLDIETVACTEHHSSLDERMKVQWARKASFFKQRNEEATDENLFHERAGIYAEFGKIVTIAIGRFTENEGGERCLKTKYFAHHDEATLLQEFKTALEKMEPNLRLCAHNGKEFDFPYLCRRMLVNGIALPPVLDLSGRKSWDIPHIDTLELWKFGDYKHYTSLDLLAAIFNIPTSKGELDGSMVNRTYYRDKDLKKIGEYCVGDVVAVAQLFLKMKALSLISTDNIINT; encoded by the coding sequence ATGGATGATTTCAAAAACATTTTATTCCTCGACATTGAAACCGTAGCCTGCACAGAACATCACTCATCGTTGGACGAACGGATGAAAGTTCAGTGGGCGCGCAAGGCTTCTTTCTTCAAGCAACGAAATGAAGAAGCAACAGATGAAAACTTGTTTCATGAGCGGGCAGGTATCTATGCTGAGTTTGGAAAGATTGTCACAATAGCCATAGGGAGGTTCACGGAAAATGAAGGAGGTGAACGTTGCCTGAAGACAAAGTACTTTGCCCATCATGATGAAGCAACCCTTCTTCAGGAATTCAAAACCGCCCTGGAGAAGATGGAACCCAACCTTCGGCTTTGCGCCCACAACGGAAAAGAGTTTGATTTCCCTTATCTTTGCAGAAGAATGTTGGTCAACGGCATTGCTCTTCCCCCAGTTTTGGACCTTTCCGGAAGAAAATCGTGGGACATCCCTCACATTGATACACTTGAATTATGGAAATTCGGTGATTATAAACATTATACCTCTCTCGATCTTTTGGCAGCGATATTTAACATCCCCACAAGCAAAGGTGAGCTTGATGGATCGATGGTTAATAGAACGTATTACAGGGATAAGGATTTAAAGAAGATCGGTGAGTATTGTGTTGGAGATGTAGTGGCGGTGGCACAATTATTTTTAAAAATGAAAGCGTTGAGCTTGATCTCAACAGATAATATTATTAACACTTAA
- the lysA gene encoding diaminopimelate decarboxylase, protein MELNNGSYQVQGISFGSLAKEFGTPLYIYDAAKIEQQINNLKQAFSGADLKIKFAAKALTNISVLKLMRKNGVGVDVVSGEEAQIAMKAGFLPSEIMFTPSGVDFDELIQAVKWGLNVNLDNLSVLEKFGKKYGSSYPCGIRLNPNIMAGGNLKISTGHSNSKFGISVQQLPEILNIVERYEINLNGLLIHTGSEILEIDVFLKMGEILFKIAHDIPSIKSLDFGGGFKVSYQKGDKTTDVQELGSRLRKLFADFESQNGRKLELWIEPGKYLVSECGYLLVKSNVVKQNPTVTFVGVNSGLNHLIRPMMYNSYHEIINVSNPNGAVKTYTVVGNICETDTFGTDRNLAEVREDDLLVFENAGAYGYMMASNYNSRVRPAEVMIIDGKAKLIRQRDTLEQILQGQVDIF, encoded by the coding sequence ATGGAATTGAATAACGGTTCATATCAGGTACAGGGAATCTCCTTCGGGTCTTTGGCAAAAGAGTTCGGAACACCATTATATATTTATGATGCTGCTAAAATTGAGCAACAGATAAACAATTTGAAGCAAGCCTTCTCAGGTGCGGATCTTAAAATCAAGTTTGCTGCCAAAGCACTTACTAACATTTCTGTTCTTAAGCTCATGCGCAAAAATGGCGTGGGTGTAGATGTCGTTTCAGGTGAAGAGGCTCAAATTGCAATGAAAGCCGGCTTTCTGCCAAGCGAAATCATGTTCACTCCGAGTGGTGTTGATTTCGACGAACTTATTCAGGCGGTGAAGTGGGGTCTTAATGTGAATCTTGACAACTTATCAGTACTTGAAAAATTTGGAAAGAAGTATGGAAGCTCATATCCCTGCGGCATTCGGCTGAATCCAAATATTATGGCTGGCGGAAATCTTAAGATCTCAACTGGCCATAGTAACTCAAAATTTGGCATTTCAGTTCAACAGCTTCCTGAAATCCTCAATATCGTTGAACGATATGAGATCAATCTGAATGGATTGCTTATTCATACAGGCTCAGAAATTCTTGAGATCGACGTTTTTCTAAAAATGGGCGAAATCCTTTTCAAGATCGCGCATGATATTCCTTCTATTAAGTCCCTTGACTTTGGTGGTGGATTTAAAGTTTCCTATCAAAAGGGAGACAAGACAACAGATGTTCAAGAGCTCGGTTCACGATTAAGAAAACTCTTTGCTGATTTTGAAAGTCAGAATGGAAGGAAGCTTGAGCTATGGATCGAGCCCGGAAAATATCTTGTGAGTGAATGTGGTTATCTTCTTGTGAAAAGCAACGTCGTGAAACAAAATCCAACGGTGACTTTCGTTGGTGTTAACTCTGGTCTCAATCATCTCATCAGGCCCATGATGTACAACTCCTACCATGAGATTATAAATGTTTCCAATCCTAACGGTGCAGTAAAAACCTATACCGTCGTTGGGAATATCTGCGAGACCGATACTTTTGGAACAGATCGTAATCTTGCCGAGGTAAGGGAGGATGATTTGCTTGTATTTGAAAATGCAGGAGCTTACGGATACATGATGGCTTCCAATTACAATTCACGTGTACGTCCGGCAGAGGTTATGATCATCGATGGGAAAGCAAAACTTATTCGTCAACGCGATACCCTTGAGCAAATTCTCCAGGGACAAGTTGATATTTTTTGA
- a CDS encoding polyprenyl synthetase family protein — protein sequence MEKYLSLLEAEIKNQKFGSSPASLYDPIRYIMSLGGKRLRPILTMLSYSLFKEDVSRIVKYAAAVEAFHNFTLLHDDIMDNAPLRRGKATVHEKWNVNTAILSGDVMLVKVYDMFLDLDNDKLSEVLSLFNACAAGVCEGQQWDMEFESKKNISEAQYIEMIRLKTAVLLGFSLELGALLAGASQKDRKILYEAGINLGIGFQLKDDLLDVYADKLKFGKQVGGDIIANKKTFLLIKALEKAKGNEKKELNAWLLKTKFDKKKKVKAVTLLYDQLDIKTLTEIKVNEYFQKGFEGIGKLSIGKTSQPLIDFAKDLVHRQK from the coding sequence ATGGAAAAATATCTATCCTTGCTGGAGGCTGAGATAAAAAATCAGAAATTTGGTTCTTCGCCAGCTTCACTCTATGATCCTATACGCTATATCATGTCCCTTGGCGGGAAACGTCTTCGTCCAATACTGACGATGCTTTCTTATTCTTTGTTTAAGGAAGATGTTTCGCGCATTGTGAAGTATGCTGCTGCAGTGGAGGCTTTTCACAACTTTACACTTCTTCATGATGACATTATGGATAATGCTCCTTTGAGAAGAGGAAAGGCAACTGTCCATGAAAAATGGAATGTTAACACAGCTATTCTTTCAGGTGATGTCATGCTGGTTAAAGTGTATGACATGTTCCTGGACCTGGATAATGATAAACTTTCGGAAGTGTTGTCTCTTTTCAACGCGTGTGCTGCAGGTGTTTGTGAGGGTCAGCAATGGGACATGGAGTTTGAATCAAAGAAAAATATTAGCGAAGCTCAATACATTGAAATGATAAGATTGAAGACGGCGGTCCTGCTGGGCTTTAGTCTTGAATTAGGAGCATTGCTGGCAGGAGCTTCTCAAAAAGACAGGAAAATCCTTTACGAAGCGGGGATCAATCTTGGAATAGGATTTCAATTAAAAGATGATCTTCTGGATGTCTACGCTGATAAGCTAAAATTCGGTAAGCAGGTAGGGGGAGATATTATAGCCAATAAAAAAACATTTCTTCTGATCAAAGCTTTGGAAAAAGCAAAGGGCAATGAAAAGAAAGAATTGAATGCGTGGCTTCTAAAAACGAAGTTCGATAAAAAGAAAAAAGTTAAAGCTGTTACTCTTCTTTACGATCAGCTTGACATCAAAACCCTGACAGAGATCAAGGTCAATGAATATTTTCAAAAAGGATTTGAGGGAATTGGCAAGTTATCGATAGGTAAAACAAGTCAGCCGCTGATTGACTTTGCGAAGGATCTCGTCCATCGTCAAAAATAA
- a CDS encoding RluA family pseudouridine synthase: protein MEDENIELEDEQDDELFEHHRIVVDAGQNLLRIDKFLMDRLPNATRTKVQEGIHNGFIKVNDNQVKPNHKIHPGDVITVSMPEPPRDNEVKPENIPLNIVYEDEHLLVVNKEAGMVVHPAFQNWSGTLVNALTYHFQNLPEMPGNTGRPGLVHRIDKDTSGLLVIAKSELAITQLARQFYDHSIQRTYWALVWGEPATEQGTININVGRSLKDRRVTAAFPEGDFGRTAITHYKVLKQMRYVTLLECKLETGRTHQIRAHMKFIGHPLFNDATYGGDQVLKGTTFSKYRQFVDNCFKIMPRQALHAKTLGFIHPVTKEFVQFDSELPTDFKDLMEKWENYVKYN from the coding sequence GTGGAAGATGAAAACATTGAATTAGAAGACGAACAGGATGATGAGTTGTTCGAGCATCACCGGATTGTAGTGGATGCCGGGCAGAACTTATTGCGCATCGATAAGTTTTTAATGGATCGGTTGCCGAATGCTACACGAACAAAAGTTCAGGAAGGGATTCACAATGGGTTCATTAAAGTAAACGACAATCAGGTCAAGCCAAATCACAAGATCCATCCTGGAGATGTCATTACGGTTTCAATGCCTGAACCTCCGCGTGACAATGAGGTTAAACCTGAGAATATTCCTCTGAATATTGTCTATGAGGATGAACATTTGCTAGTGGTGAATAAAGAAGCAGGTATGGTCGTTCATCCGGCTTTTCAGAATTGGTCAGGTACATTGGTCAATGCTCTTACCTATCATTTTCAGAATCTTCCTGAGATGCCAGGAAATACTGGTAGACCAGGGCTCGTTCACCGCATCGATAAAGATACCTCGGGACTATTGGTGATTGCCAAGTCGGAGTTAGCCATTACACAACTTGCCCGACAGTTTTATGATCACAGCATTCAAAGAACTTATTGGGCTTTGGTGTGGGGTGAGCCGGCAACGGAACAAGGAACGATCAACATCAATGTTGGGCGAAGTTTGAAAGACAGAAGGGTGACGGCTGCTTTCCCGGAAGGTGACTTCGGCCGTACTGCTATCACGCATTATAAGGTGTTGAAACAAATGCGATACGTTACGCTTCTGGAGTGCAAGTTGGAAACAGGAAGAACGCATCAGATTCGGGCACACATGAAATTTATAGGGCATCCATTATTCAATGATGCTACGTATGGTGGAGATCAGGTTTTAAAAGGTACCACCTTTTCCAAGTATCGTCAGTTTGTTGATAATTGTTTTAAGATCATGCCGCGTCAGGCACTTCATGCAAAGACTTTAGGATTTATTCATCCTGTGACAAAGGAATTTGTTCAATTTGATTCAGAACTTCCTACCGATTTCAAGGACTTGATGGAGAAGTGGGAGAATTATGTGAAGTATAACTAA